A single region of the Salvelinus sp. IW2-2015 linkage group LG20, ASM291031v2, whole genome shotgun sequence genome encodes:
- the LOC111979902 gene encoding uncharacterized protein, whose product MTMFAAHFEFTWIHLGSIISCLVTLASLFGLSDFYFTSCKMSKLQLLNVFLTKRLTAAAVEIYVEVEKTITEYENEISSSKEEIKRLRRLLDLVFNPEIKLHRADLHQLYLPDEVSPEQQEWSPSLKQEDPEPSQIKEEHEXWTSQGGEQFKELEPDTKELIFTPSLENLEPPQTSHLFQMQIVVSPTSTTKEIKMKPCHIGENSSCHICGKCFDCNSGLERHMRAHTGEKPYCCSECGKCYSQIGNLTVHMRGHTGERSYRCFLCGEYFITASQLKSHKITHTQGSNIIPGTSKNKSRLCAGNSRETRDGPYQCKECVKSFRQKRNLLRHMRNHTGAINAANASTGVEXFFLT is encoded by the exons ATGACGATGTTTGCGGCTCATTTTGAGTTCACGTGGATACATTTGGGTTCCATCATATCTTgcctagtaacgttagctagtcttTTCGGGCTGTCCGACTTTTACTTTACCTCCTGCAAAATGTCCAAACTACAGTTGTTGAATGTGTTTCTTACCAAGCGACTAACCGCGGCTGCTGTGGAGATATATGTGGAAGTGGAAAAAACCATAACAGAATACGAGAACGAAATTTCCAGTTCGAAGGAGGAGATCAAGCGTTTACGGCGGCTGCTGGATTTGGTTTTCAATCCCGAAATAAAATTACATCGAGCAG ACCTACATCAGCTCTATCTCCCAGATGAGGTTTCTCCTGAgcagcaggagtggagccccagtctgaAGCAAGAGGACCCAGAGCCCtcacagattaaagaggaacatGAAGKCTGGACCAGTCAGGGGGGAGAACAGTTTAAAGAGCTAGAGCCTGATACCAAAGAGTTAATATTCACTCCCTCTTTGGAAAATCTGGAACCACCTCAGACCTCACATCTTTTCCAAATGCAAATTGTGGTCTCACCCACCAGTACAACTAAAGAGATCAAGATGAAACCATGTCACATTGGTGAAAACTCTTCTTGTCATATTTGTGGTAAATGTTTTGACTGTAATTCTGGTCTGGAAAGGCATATGAGGGCTCATACCGGYGAAAAACCTTATTGCTGCAGTGAATGTGGCAAATGCTATAGTCAGATAGGAAATCTGACAGTGCATATGAGGGGACATACAGGGGAGAGATCATACAGATGCTTTTTGTGTGGAGAATACTTCATCACAGCATCCCAAttaaaatcacataaaatcactCACACGCAGGGGAGTAACATAATCCCGGGGACATCCAAAAACAAATCTCGTTTGTGTGCTGGTAACAGTCGTGAGACTAGGGATGGACCGTATCAGTGCAAGGAATGTGTTAAATCCTTCAGGCAGAAGAGGAACCTGTTACGGCATATGAGGAATCACACAGGAGCAATTAATGCAGCAAATGCTTCAACTGGAGTGGAAMatttttttttaacatga